From Microcystis aeruginosa NIES-2549, a single genomic window includes:
- a CDS encoding glycosyltransferase family 4 protein produces the protein MNTQHKLLINLSVLFPQPTGISTYILNLLPYLKNLEPTLLTANSYPDFNCYSIPKGLSPDRGAKGHLKRLLWTQFRLSSIYRQLNANLLFSPLPEAPINSHCRFVVMVHDLIPLRFPSLTSPLTHYFRYYVPQVLQQAKHIICNSQATAKDITEYYQIPADKITSIPLAYDHHHFRPTEDNKPEHPYFLYLGRPNPYKNLPRLIAAFAQLPPDLSDYHLWIAGSFDRRYTPNLQQQARELAVSDRIKFLDYIPYDHLPKVISQATALVFPSLWEGFGLPVLEAMACGTPVITSNLSSLPEVTATAAILIDPYRVEALADALKIIAQDRQLHSKLSHLGKKRADEFSWQKTGLATAAILNQYLGCA, from the coding sequence GTGAATACACAGCATAAGTTATTAATTAATCTCTCGGTACTTTTTCCCCAACCCACGGGAATCAGTACCTACATTCTTAACCTCTTACCCTACCTAAAAAATTTAGAACCAACCCTACTAACAGCTAATAGTTATCCCGACTTTAACTGTTATTCTATCCCCAAAGGTCTCAGCCCCGATCGAGGAGCGAAAGGTCATTTAAAACGCTTACTCTGGACTCAGTTTCGGTTATCGTCAATTTACCGACAATTAAACGCCAATTTACTCTTTTCTCCCCTCCCAGAAGCACCGATAAATTCTCACTGTCGCTTTGTCGTCATGGTCCACGATTTAATTCCCCTGCGGTTTCCCAGTCTTACTTCCCCCTTAACCCACTATTTCCGTTATTATGTGCCGCAGGTATTACAACAGGCAAAACATATTATCTGCAACTCTCAGGCAACGGCCAAAGATATCACTGAATATTATCAAATTCCCGCCGATAAAATTACTTCTATTCCCCTAGCCTACGATCATCATCACTTTCGCCCTACTGAAGATAATAAGCCAGAACATCCCTATTTTCTCTATCTGGGTCGTCCCAATCCCTATAAAAATTTACCGCGTTTAATCGCCGCTTTTGCCCAACTGCCCCCAGATTTAAGCGATTATCATCTTTGGATTGCCGGCAGCTTTGATCGCCGTTATACCCCCAATTTACAACAACAAGCGCGAGAATTGGCAGTCAGCGATCGCATTAAATTTCTCGATTATATCCCCTACGATCACCTACCCAAAGTTATCAGTCAAGCCACTGCTTTAGTCTTCCCTAGTCTCTGGGAAGGCTTTGGATTGCCCGTTTTAGAGGCTATGGCCTGCGGTACACCCGTCATTACCTCAAATTTGTCATCTTTGCCCGAAGTCACGGCAACAGCGGCAATTTTAATCGATCCCTATCGAGTCGAGGCCCTAGCCGATGCCCTAAAAATTATCGCTCAAGATCGACAATTACACTCAAAATTAAGTCATCTAGGCAAAAAACGGGCCGATGAGTTTAGTTGGCAAAAAACCGGTCTAGCTACGGCAGCAATCTTAAATCAATATCTAGGATGTGCTTGA